The proteins below are encoded in one region of Stenotrophomonas bentonitica:
- a CDS encoding alpha/beta fold hydrolase: MRLEPFTLPVDGSIVAGLRSTATEGTRVLALHGWLDNAASFVPLADALPDLQLVAIDLPGHGHSAHLPHGTQYNTPGAICHVLDVADALGWERFILLGHSMGAGIASLTAAAAPERVERLVAIEALGGLRGPEDETAQRLRDHVRAVRALPSKKLRVFADLAAPVRARMMANQLSEPCARLLVERGVMPVEGGYSWCSDQRLMLPTAMRMSEAQIDDLLAAIECPTQVIYATPAQSYYPEPLRSERIKLLRNGRLDVFPGTHHVHMEHPHRVADVIARFLAT, translated from the coding sequence ATGAGGCTGGAACCGTTCACCCTGCCGGTCGACGGCAGCATCGTCGCCGGGCTGCGCTCGACGGCCACCGAAGGTACCCGCGTACTGGCCCTGCATGGCTGGCTAGACAACGCCGCCAGCTTCGTACCGCTGGCCGACGCGCTGCCCGATCTGCAACTGGTGGCCATCGACCTGCCCGGCCACGGCCACAGCGCGCATCTGCCGCATGGCACCCAGTACAACACCCCCGGCGCGATCTGCCACGTTCTGGACGTGGCCGATGCATTGGGCTGGGAGCGCTTCATCCTGCTGGGCCATTCCATGGGTGCCGGCATTGCCAGCCTTACCGCTGCGGCAGCACCCGAGCGCGTGGAGCGCCTGGTCGCCATCGAAGCACTCGGCGGCCTGCGTGGTCCTGAGGATGAAACCGCGCAGCGCCTGCGCGACCACGTGCGCGCTGTGCGTGCACTGCCGTCGAAGAAACTGCGCGTGTTTGCCGACCTGGCCGCGCCGGTACGCGCGCGGATGATGGCCAACCAGCTCAGCGAGCCGTGCGCGCGCCTGCTGGTCGAGCGTGGCGTGATGCCGGTGGAAGGTGGCTACAGCTGGTGCAGCGACCAGCGCCTGATGCTTCCGACCGCGATGCGGATGAGCGAAGCGCAGATCGACGACCTGCTGGCCGCGATCGAATGCCCCACCCAGGTGATCTACGCCACCCCGGCGCAGTCCTATTACCCCGAGCCGCTGCGCAGCGAGCGCATCAAACTGCTGCGCAATGGCCGCCTGGACGTATTCCCCGGCACCCATCACGTGCACATGGAACACCCGCACCGCGTGGCGGATGTAATCGCACGGTTCCTGGCGACGTAG